From Helicobacter sp. MIT 99-5507:
ATGTTGGTGTTATGGCAAAATTCTCAATTTTAAGTAATACAGGCAGAATCTTTAGATATCAGGCAAGTAAAATCGCACAAAATGAGGCAAATTATCTACATTCCCAAGCAAAGCAAGATATATTGCTATTGACAGAAAAAACTTATAAAGAAGTTTTATTTGCAAAAGAAAGCTATCAAAACCTAGCCTCAAGCCTAGAGCTTGCAAAAGAGAATCTAAAATTGCAAGAAGAAGCATTTAAAAATGGTATGAATGATAGCACAAAAGTTAGCGATGCAAGAAATGCGATCTCTGGTGTTACAATCGAGCTAAAAAATGCAGAATATAGATATATTACCGCACTTGCAAAACTCTTAGCTTTAAGTAATGACATTGATTCATTTTATACATTTTATTAAGGCAAATTTCTTATGATAGAGGTTTATGATGATAAATAGGAAAGCTCTTGATTTATTTAAAGTTATAAGTATTGGTATTATTATCGCAATCATTGCAATTTGGCTTGTTTTTAGCTTTTATTTGGCACATAAGCCAAAATCATCTTTTTTGCAAGGACAAATAGAAGCTACTCAATATAGTATTTCATCAAAAGTGGCAGGAAGAGTTGGTGAAATATTTGTTAAAAAAGGTGATTTTATAAAAGAAGGTGAGTTAGCTTATAGTATTTTTAGTCCTGAATTAGATGCAAAAATAAAACAAGCACAAGCTGGATATAAAGCAGCACAAGCATTAAGCGAGGAGACAAATAAGGGTGTTAGGGTAGAGAATGTAGAATCTGCAAAAGATTTATATGAAGCAGCAAAGGCTATGGCAGAACTTGCAGAAAAAACATATCTTAGAATCCAAAATCTCTATGATAGTGGTGTTGTAAGCTTACAAAAAAGAGATGAAGCAGAGACTAATTATAAAAGTGCTAAGTCTAATGAAGATGTGGCTTATCAGCAATATAAAATAGCACTTGATGGAGCTACAAAAGAGACAAAAGAGGCATTAAGACAAAAAGAATTAGCCGCACTTGGCACACTTGATGAGGTAGAATCTTATGCAAAAGATACGCAAGCATTTTCTCCAATTAGTGGTGAAGTAAGCAATGTATTATTACATACAAATGAATTAGCCCCAAGTGGCTTTCCTGTCGTTCTGGTAGTAGATATTAATAATGCATATTTGAGATTTAGTGTAAGAGAGGATAAATTAGAAAGATTTAAGATTGGAAGTGAGTTTGAAGGATTTATCCCAGCTTTGAATAAAAATGTAAAGTTTAAAGTTAGATATATTTCATTGCTTGGAGAATTTGCTGTATGGAAAGCGGCAAATAAAGATAAAAGCTATGATATGAAATCATATGAAGTCGAAGCTTCTTTTGTAGAAAAGATTGATGGTTTTAGAGTTGGTATGAGTGTATTAATACCGCAAGATTGATATTTCTTAAGGTTAAATGCATTGCTAAAGATATTAAATTTAGAAATAAAGAAAATATTGCAAGATAGATTCTTGTTATTTATGTATTTTATTATGCCTTTATTTGTAGGTTTTTTTGTATATAGCACGATTTCTAAAGCTTTGATTGAAGATATGCCAATTGGTATTATTGATTTGGATAATTCATCGGCATCTAGAAGTTTGATATTTGATGTAGATTCTTCAAGCACTATTAAAATAACAAAACAATATAGTAGCATAAAAGAGGCAAAAGATGATATAAGCACAAAAGAAATATATGCCTTGCTTGTGATACCAAAAGATTTTGAAAGCGATATTAAAAAGTATATTACTCCTAGTGTTGCTATCTATTATAATACGCAATTAGTTTTTATTGCAAAAAATATACAAGCTGCTTTGGCTTTGGTATTTAAAAATAAAGATATTACATTAAATTTTGCAAGAAATATTGTAGATTCTAAAAACACCACTTTGGCACTTGGAAAAAGCATAGAATTCATACCAAAAATCATCTCTTTATATAATCCAAGTAGTAATTTTTCACAATTTTTATTAACAGCAATTCTGCCTTGCTCGTGGCAGCTTTTTATTATTCTTTGTATGATTTCATTAATTGCATATGATAGAAAAGATATTGGTTTTATAAAAGGTAAAGTCTATAAAATAAATGCTATATATAGTCATTTAGGTGTAAAATTTTTAATAAATACTATTATATTTTTTATTTGGTGGCTTATTATGAGCTATACATTCCTTTCACTAGATTATCAAAACGGAAGTTTTTGGATTCTATTAATTAATGCAATAATAACAATACTTGCATACAATAGTATAGGATTATTTATTTATTCTTTGATTGGAACGCATGTTAGGGCAATTAGTATCGCTGCTTTTTATGCTGCACCAAGCCTCGCATTTTTAGGTATTACTTATCCTTTAAATAGTATGGATTTATTTCCAACTTTTTGGGGCTCAATACTTCCTATAATGAGATATATGCAAGTCTATATACAACAAGCAAATTATTCCATAGAGCCACTTTGTAGCTTAAGATTAATAATGCAGAATCTTCCATTTTTGTTATTTGGAATCTTAGGTGCAATGGTATATAAAAAGAAGAATCTATCATGATAAAGCTATTTGATACTATAAAATCAGAATTAAAGGTGATTCTAACGAGCTTTTCAATACTTACTATAATAATTGGTGGAAATATTATATATGCATTTTTTTATCCAAGTCCGTATCTAAATGATATTGTAGTAAAACAAAAAATTGCAGTAGTAGATGATGATAGGACAAATTTAAGTAGAGATTTTATATTTGCTGCAAATGCTTCACCAAAAATAAATATCACATATAATACCACGATGCAAGATGCAATGAATTTGATAACAAAACAAGAAATACATGGAATCTTATACATCCCAAGCGGATTTGAAAAAGATTCTATTACTCTATCGGTGCCAAGTGTGTATTATATCGCGGATAATTCATATTTTTTCATTCATAGCACTATTATAGAAGGATTAAATAATGCTTCTAGTAAGCTTGAATTAGATATCAAACTCATGCAATCCTTATATGACAATCACATTAATATAGAAGGTAAAAAAATAATAGATTGGCAATTTATACCATTATTTAATGAGAGTGTTGGATATTTAAATTATGTAATTGCAGCGATACTAATTTTTATACTTCATCAAACATTAATTATGTCATGTGGAATCTTATGTGGAATCCAAAATCAACAATTTTCTCAAGGTAAAAGAGATTATTTTTGTAAAGTAAGTCCATTTTTTTTAATCAATGCTAGAGTGATTGTATTTTGTATCATCTATGCACCTTTATTTTTGTTTTATTTCGGATTTATCTATGATTTATATAATATTACAACTCTTGCAGACTATTTGCAATTAATTTTATTTGGTTTGACTTTTATATCTACAACAAGTGCATTTGGTATATTTCTTGGTAGTATTTTTAATAGAATGGAATATGTTCCACAAATTGCACTTGTGATGAGTATGCCATTATTATTTGCACTTGGTTTTGTGTGGCCTGTAGAGATGATACCACAATGGATTAAGTTTTTTATGTGGTTTGTGCCTATTACACCTAGTATTGATGGATTTTTGAAGCTAAATCAAATGGGTGCAGATTTTCATCTTTTGCAATTTGATTTTTATCATTTAATATTTTTAGGTGTTTTGTATATGTTTTTAGCTTATTTTATTATTCATTTTAGATTCCATAGGAATTGAGATTATGATAGATTCTAAGACACTAAAAGATGCTTTTTTAAAAGATGTAGAAATTATTATTGGATATATTTCTATGGGAATGATTTTTGGCATATTATTAAAAGCAAGTGGTTTTGGTGGATTGTGGGCTTTGTTTATTAGTGTATTTGTGTATTCAGGTGTTATGCAATTTTTAGCAATTAGCTTTTTTGGTGGCTCTTTTGGGTTATTAAATATTTTTATTACAACTTTGATGTTAAATTCTAGACAGAGTATTTATACGCTAATAATGCTTCCAAAATATAAAAAGATGGGATTTAAAGGAATTTTAAATACATTTTGGCTTACAGATGAGACATTTGCAATAATACAAACAAAATCACCAAACAAAGATTCTAATCCAGATTTATTTGTATTTTTTATAT
This genomic window contains:
- a CDS encoding HlyD family secretion protein, which translates into the protein MNRKALDLFKVISIGIIIAIIAIWLVFSFYLAHKPKSSFLQGQIEATQYSISSKVAGRVGEIFVKKGDFIKEGELAYSIFSPELDAKIKQAQAGYKAAQALSEETNKGVRVENVESAKDLYEAAKAMAELAEKTYLRIQNLYDSGVVSLQKRDEAETNYKSAKSNEDVAYQQYKIALDGATKETKEALRQKELAALGTLDEVESYAKDTQAFSPISGEVSNVLLHTNELAPSGFPVVLVVDINNAYLRFSVREDKLERFKIGSEFEGFIPALNKNVKFKVRYISLLGEFAVWKAANKDKSYDMKSYEVEASFVEKIDGFRVGMSVLIPQD
- a CDS encoding ABC transporter permease; this encodes MLKILNLEIKKILQDRFLLFMYFIMPLFVGFFVYSTISKALIEDMPIGIIDLDNSSASRSLIFDVDSSSTIKITKQYSSIKEAKDDISTKEIYALLVIPKDFESDIKKYITPSVAIYYNTQLVFIAKNIQAALALVFKNKDITLNFARNIVDSKNTTLALGKSIEFIPKIISLYNPSSNFSQFLLTAILPCSWQLFIILCMISLIAYDRKDIGFIKGKVYKINAIYSHLGVKFLINTIIFFIWWLIMSYTFLSLDYQNGSFWILLINAIITILAYNSIGLFIYSLIGTHVRAISIAAFYAAPSLAFLGITYPLNSMDLFPTFWGSILPIMRYMQVYIQQANYSIEPLCSLRLIMQNLPFLLFGILGAMVYKKKNLS
- a CDS encoding ABC transporter permease encodes the protein MIKLFDTIKSELKVILTSFSILTIIIGGNIIYAFFYPSPYLNDIVVKQKIAVVDDDRTNLSRDFIFAANASPKINITYNTTMQDAMNLITKQEIHGILYIPSGFEKDSITLSVPSVYYIADNSYFFIHSTIIEGLNNASSKLELDIKLMQSLYDNHINIEGKKIIDWQFIPLFNESVGYLNYVIAAILIFILHQTLIMSCGILCGIQNQQFSQGKRDYFCKVSPFFLINARVIVFCIIYAPLFLFYFGFIYDLYNITTLADYLQLILFGLTFISTTSAFGIFLGSIFNRMEYVPQIALVMSMPLLFALGFVWPVEMIPQWIKFFMWFVPITPSIDGFLKLNQMGADFHLLQFDFYHLIFLGVLYMFLAYFIIHFRFHRN
- a CDS encoding AzlC family ABC transporter permease: MIDSKTLKDAFLKDVEIIIGYISMGMIFGILLKASGFGGLWALFISVFVYSGVMQFLAISFFGGSFGLLNIFITTLMLNSRQSIYTLIMLPKYKKMGFKGILNTFWLTDETFAIIQTKSPNKDSNPDLFVFFISLFNYLAWIFGCVFGTFINDIFKFNKDGLEFIMPAIFIVIFLEQYKSAKEHITTIIGIFVSIFFLLTIGEKYFLIVSIITCILIFTIFRKKLESKMKE